A single region of the Rhodococcus sp. W8901 genome encodes:
- a CDS encoding phosphatidate cytidylyltransferase, with amino-acid sequence MGKADGASAATAAPASKAGRNLPAAIAVGGGIGVALILILTFAPLVWIGVVAVAMAIATWEVAKRLGEADIRVPVIPLLLGGQAVIWLSWPYGTEGVLGAFAGTVLVCMVWRLFDHGLKATPRNFLRDTAITVFVAAWIPLLASFATLMVLQDDGAGRVLCLMIIVVCSDVGGYVAGVFFGKHPMVPAISPKKSWEGFAGSLVFCVIGGVLTVTFILDANPFIGALLGVALVFTATLGDLIESQVKRELGIKDMGTLLPGHGGIMDRLDSLLPSAFVTWLVLTVLV; translated from the coding sequence GTGGGGAAAGCTGACGGCGCCTCCGCGGCGACCGCCGCCCCGGCCTCCAAAGCTGGACGCAACCTGCCTGCCGCGATCGCCGTCGGCGGCGGCATCGGTGTTGCGTTGATCTTGATCCTGACCTTCGCGCCGCTGGTGTGGATCGGTGTTGTTGCCGTGGCGATGGCGATCGCCACGTGGGAGGTCGCCAAGCGACTGGGCGAGGCCGACATCCGCGTCCCGGTGATTCCCCTGCTGCTCGGCGGTCAGGCCGTCATCTGGCTCAGCTGGCCGTACGGGACCGAGGGGGTGCTCGGTGCGTTCGCCGGCACGGTGCTGGTGTGCATGGTGTGGCGCCTGTTCGACCACGGCCTCAAGGCCACGCCGCGCAACTTCCTGCGGGACACCGCGATCACGGTCTTCGTTGCCGCGTGGATTCCGCTGCTGGCGTCCTTCGCGACGCTGATGGTGCTGCAGGACGACGGCGCAGGCCGGGTGCTCTGCCTCATGATCATCGTGGTGTGCTCCGACGTGGGCGGCTACGTCGCGGGCGTGTTCTTCGGCAAGCATCCGATGGTGCCGGCGATCAGCCCCAAGAAGTCCTGGGAGGGCTTCGCCGGGTCGCTCGTTTTCTGCGTCATCGGTGGCGTCCTCACCGTGACGTTCATCCTGGACGCGAACCCGTTCATCGGCGCCCTCCTGGGCGTTGCGCTGGTGTTCACCGCGACGCTCGGTGACCTGATCGAATCCCAGGTCAAGCGCGAACTGGGAATCAAGGACATGGGCACCCTGCTGCCCGGGCACGGCGGCATCATGGATCGTCTCGATTCGTTGCTGCCGTCCGCTTTCGTCACCTGGCTCGTTCTCACCGTCCTGGTGTGA
- a CDS encoding tyrosine recombinase XerC, which yields MDVDPNPQLSPGLRTHLDDYAEYLRLERGRSEHTVRAYLADVRSLLEYGTRDRPDATLADLDLRVLRGWLGGQAAAGVARTTLARRTSSAKGFTGWAQRTGRMEVDPGVRLVAPKAHRTLPPVLRQEQAAEAMAAAQSGADQEDPIALRDRLIVELLYSTGIRVGELCGLDVADIDSSRRVLRVLGKGDKERVVPYGLPAEDAIDAWLRAGRPELANARSGDALLLGRRGGRLDQRQARSVVHDVVQAVPGAPDLAPHGLRHSAATHLLEGGADLRVVQELLGHSSLATTQLYTHVSVARLRAVHDQAHPRA from the coding sequence ATGGACGTCGACCCGAACCCGCAGCTGTCGCCCGGGCTGCGCACGCATCTCGACGACTACGCGGAGTATCTGAGGCTCGAGCGGGGGCGTTCGGAGCACACCGTGCGCGCCTATCTCGCCGACGTCCGGAGCCTGCTCGAGTACGGGACCCGCGACCGGCCCGACGCGACACTGGCCGATCTCGATCTGCGGGTCCTGCGCGGCTGGCTCGGAGGGCAGGCCGCCGCCGGTGTCGCCCGCACCACCCTCGCCCGACGGACGTCGTCGGCGAAGGGGTTCACCGGGTGGGCGCAGCGGACCGGCCGGATGGAGGTCGACCCCGGGGTCCGGCTCGTCGCGCCGAAAGCGCACCGCACGCTCCCGCCGGTCCTGCGCCAGGAACAGGCGGCCGAGGCGATGGCCGCCGCGCAGTCCGGTGCCGATCAGGAGGACCCGATCGCGCTGCGGGACCGGCTGATCGTGGAACTGCTCTACTCGACAGGAATCCGCGTCGGCGAACTGTGCGGGCTCGACGTCGCCGACATCGACAGCAGTCGGCGCGTGCTGCGGGTGCTCGGCAAGGGCGACAAGGAACGCGTGGTTCCGTACGGCCTGCCCGCGGAGGATGCAATCGACGCGTGGCTGCGTGCGGGCCGACCCGAACTCGCGAACGCGCGATCCGGCGACGCCCTGCTGCTCGGGCGCCGCGGCGGACGTCTCGATCAGCGTCAGGCTCGCAGCGTCGTGCACGACGTGGTCCAGGCCGTGCCGGGCGCGCCCGACCTCGCGCCGCACGGGCTCAGGCACTCGGCGGCGACGCACCTGCTCGAGGGCGGAGCCGACCTGCGTGTGGTCCAGGAACTGCTGGGGCATTCGAGTCTGGCGACCACCCAGCTCTACACGCACGTCTCGGTGGCCCGACTGCGCGCCGTCCACGACCAGGCTCATCCCCGCGCCTGA
- a CDS encoding class I SAM-dependent methyltransferase yields the protein MSRADRGRGSARGTIPSPNIWHWPDIYEVENRAQDVDGVVFGVLAEVADWRDRDVLDLGCGAGFHLPLFAETARSVVGVEPHPPLVAAARRRTAGHAAVSVVEGSADALPLPDDSVDVVHARTAYFFGPGCGPGILEAMRVLRPGGVLAIVDLDATVAPYGGWMRADLPHYDPVAVEAFFDAQGFAMRRVRTRWEFEGRDALRAVLGIEFTARTAARAFAETPGLGLEVGYRIHTRVVSSGLILPSG from the coding sequence GTGAGCCGCGCCGACCGCGGCCGGGGGAGCGCTCGGGGAACGATCCCGAGCCCCAACATCTGGCACTGGCCCGACATCTACGAGGTCGAGAACCGTGCCCAGGACGTCGACGGCGTCGTGTTCGGCGTACTCGCCGAGGTCGCGGACTGGCGCGACCGCGACGTCCTCGACCTCGGCTGCGGTGCAGGTTTCCACCTGCCCCTGTTCGCGGAGACGGCCCGGTCGGTGGTAGGTGTCGAGCCGCATCCGCCGCTGGTGGCGGCAGCGCGCCGCCGCACCGCCGGACACGCCGCGGTCAGTGTTGTCGAAGGATCCGCGGACGCGCTTCCGCTGCCCGACGACAGCGTCGATGTCGTGCACGCGCGCACCGCATACTTCTTCGGTCCCGGATGCGGTCCAGGCATTCTCGAGGCGATGCGGGTGCTCCGTCCCGGCGGGGTGCTCGCGATCGTCGACCTCGATGCGACCGTCGCCCCGTACGGCGGGTGGATGCGCGCGGACCTTCCGCATTACGACCCGGTGGCCGTCGAGGCCTTCTTCGACGCACAGGGTTTCGCGATGCGTCGGGTGCGGACCCGATGGGAGTTCGAGGGCAGGGACGCGTTGCGTGCGGTGCTGGGCATCGAGTTCACCGCGCGGACCGCGGCCCGTGCGTTCGCCGAAACGCCGGGCCTGGGACTGGAAGTCGGCTACCGCATCCACACGAGGGTGGTGTCGAGCGGTCTCATCCTTCCGTCTGGTTAG
- a CDS encoding alpha/beta fold hydrolase yields the protein MFSARRTRWTAGVLGVWLAAATAGVAGAAPAPADFYQVAAPLPAGDPGVVLRTDPYAPLLSIPNQAGPWPSGANRIMYRTTDAHGDATAATATYFDASLPWVGAGARPLVVLAPGTQGQGDQCAPSKLIAEAIHYSPPLDFAVEYELLQVHALLSQGIDVVVADYQGLGTEGMHSYVDRRAEAHAVLDAARAVKALPGTRIGADSPIGLWGYSQGGGAAAAAAELQAVYAPELNISGTYSGGPPADLRAVAAALDGGLAAGLLGYAVNNIYAGYPETRAEIDGALSPAGRQALDDIANQCVPETIARYGMHRTSEWTRDGRSVAELIDALPTVRAVVDEQRIGRAVPTAPVLIVQGRNDDVIPYPQAQQLATDWCGAGATVEFSTAEFPPIAPGFIVGHGLPMVSGLPQALDWMTDRLTGAPTKSTCTA from the coding sequence ATGTTCTCAGCGCGACGGACTCGTTGGACAGCAGGGGTTCTCGGCGTGTGGCTCGCGGCAGCGACCGCCGGGGTGGCCGGGGCGGCCCCCGCGCCCGCGGACTTCTATCAGGTCGCGGCGCCGCTCCCGGCCGGTGATCCCGGTGTCGTGCTGCGCACCGATCCGTACGCGCCGCTGCTGTCGATTCCGAACCAGGCGGGGCCGTGGCCGTCCGGTGCGAATCGGATCATGTACCGCACCACGGATGCTCACGGCGACGCCACCGCCGCGACCGCCACGTACTTCGACGCGAGCCTGCCGTGGGTGGGTGCGGGTGCGCGACCGCTCGTGGTCCTCGCGCCCGGGACGCAAGGGCAGGGCGACCAGTGTGCGCCGTCGAAGCTCATCGCCGAGGCGATCCATTACAGCCCGCCGCTCGATTTCGCGGTCGAGTACGAACTGCTGCAGGTGCACGCGCTGCTCTCCCAGGGCATCGACGTCGTCGTTGCCGACTATCAGGGCCTCGGTACCGAGGGCATGCACAGCTACGTCGACCGTCGCGCCGAGGCACACGCCGTGCTCGATGCGGCCCGCGCGGTGAAAGCGTTGCCGGGCACCCGGATCGGCGCGGACAGCCCGATCGGACTGTGGGGGTACTCGCAGGGCGGGGGAGCGGCGGCGGCCGCGGCCGAACTGCAGGCCGTGTACGCGCCCGAACTGAACATCAGCGGAACCTACTCCGGCGGCCCCCCGGCCGATCTGCGGGCCGTCGCGGCCGCACTCGACGGCGGCCTCGCGGCCGGTCTTCTCGGCTACGCCGTCAACAACATCTACGCCGGCTACCCGGAGACCCGCGCCGAGATCGACGGTGCCCTGAGTCCGGCCGGGCGGCAGGCGCTGGACGACATCGCGAACCAGTGTGTCCCCGAGACGATCGCGCGGTACGGCATGCACCGGACGTCGGAGTGGACGCGGGACGGACGATCGGTCGCGGAACTGATCGACGCGCTGCCGACGGTGCGCGCGGTGGTGGACGAGCAGCGCATCGGCCGCGCGGTTCCGACCGCGCCGGTCCTGATCGTGCAGGGGCGCAACGACGACGTGATCCCGTACCCGCAGGCGCAGCAGCTCGCCACGGACTGGTGTGGAGCCGGTGCCACCGTCGAGTTCTCGACAGCCGAGTTTCCGCCGATCGCACCGGGGTTCATCGTCGGGCACGGCCTGCCGATGGTCTCGGGGCTGCCGCAGGCGCTCGACTGGATGACCGACCGGCTCACCGGGGCGCCGACCAAGTCCACCTGCACCGCCTGA
- a CDS encoding siderophore-interacting protein gives MARKTSTLTVVRTERIAPHMVRVVLGDPGFESFESSEFTDSYVKIEFGPADDPVLRTYTVRSVDPVARELAIDFVVHGDEGVAGPWAASAAPGETLTVRGPGGAYAPRPDADWHLIAGDESALPAISTAVAALAPDAVARVFIEVADERDEVALAAGDDVEITWIHRGVTSDIAGDDVAGENSLLVTAVREMAWLPGDVHVFIHGEAQAVMHGLRPYIRKERGVPAASASISGYWRRGRTEEGFRVWKSELAAAESV, from the coding sequence GTGGCCAGGAAGACATCGACGTTGACAGTGGTGCGCACCGAGCGAATCGCGCCGCACATGGTTCGCGTCGTTCTGGGGGATCCGGGTTTCGAGTCCTTCGAATCTTCCGAGTTCACCGACTCGTACGTGAAGATCGAGTTCGGTCCCGCGGACGACCCGGTCCTGCGGACGTACACGGTCCGATCCGTCGACCCGGTCGCGCGCGAGCTGGCGATCGACTTCGTCGTTCATGGCGACGAGGGTGTCGCGGGGCCCTGGGCCGCGTCCGCGGCGCCGGGGGAGACGCTGACCGTCCGCGGTCCCGGCGGTGCCTATGCGCCCCGGCCGGATGCCGACTGGCATCTCATCGCAGGTGACGAATCGGCGCTGCCGGCCATCTCGACGGCCGTCGCTGCCCTCGCGCCCGACGCGGTGGCCAGGGTCTTCATCGAGGTCGCCGACGAGCGCGACGAGGTCGCGCTGGCAGCCGGTGACGACGTGGAGATCACGTGGATCCACCGCGGCGTCACGTCCGACATCGCGGGGGACGATGTGGCGGGCGAGAACTCGCTACTGGTGACGGCGGTCCGCGAGATGGCCTGGCTGCCCGGCGACGTGCACGTGTTCATCCATGGGGAGGCGCAGGCCGTCATGCACGGCCTGCGCCCCTACATCCGGAAGGAACGCGGCGTCCCGGCCGCCTCGGCATCGATCTCCGGGTACTGGCGTCGCGGGCGCACGGAAGAGGGGTTCCGCGTGTGGAAGTCCGAACTGGCGGCTGCCGAGTCGGTCTGA
- the rpsB gene encoding 30S ribosomal protein S2, with the protein MAVVTMRQLLDSGAHFGHQTRRWNPKMKRFIFTDRNGIYIIDLQQTLTYIDKAYEFVKETVAHGGTVLFVGTKKQAQESIAGEATRVGMPYVNQRWLGGMLTNFSTVHKRLQRLKELESMEQTGGFEGRTKKEILMLTREMTKLDRTLGGIRDMAKVPSAIWVVDTNKEHIAVGEARKLNIPVIAILDTNCDPDVVDYPIPGNDDAIRSAALLTKVVASAVAEGVQARAGLSADKDAKPEAGAGEPLAEWEQELLSQAAPAADVITEGGPESPREAVAEADSKLAEAPADVADAEKQA; encoded by the coding sequence ATGGCTGTTGTGACCATGAGGCAGCTGCTCGACAGCGGCGCACACTTCGGGCACCAGACCCGCCGTTGGAACCCGAAGATGAAGCGGTTCATCTTCACCGACCGCAACGGCATCTACATCATCGACCTGCAGCAGACGCTGACGTACATCGACAAGGCGTACGAGTTCGTCAAGGAGACTGTCGCCCACGGCGGCACCGTCCTGTTCGTCGGTACCAAGAAGCAGGCTCAGGAGTCCATCGCGGGCGAGGCAACTCGCGTCGGGATGCCCTACGTCAACCAGCGTTGGCTCGGCGGCATGCTCACCAACTTCTCGACGGTCCACAAGCGCCTGCAGCGCCTGAAGGAGCTCGAGTCGATGGAGCAGACCGGCGGTTTCGAGGGTCGCACCAAGAAGGAAATCCTCATGCTCACGCGTGAGATGACCAAGCTCGACCGCACCCTCGGCGGCATCCGGGACATGGCCAAGGTTCCGTCGGCCATCTGGGTCGTCGACACCAACAAGGAGCACATCGCCGTCGGCGAGGCGCGCAAGCTGAACATCCCGGTCATCGCGATCCTGGATACCAACTGCGACCCCGACGTCGTCGACTACCCGATCCCGGGCAACGACGATGCGATCCGCAGCGCCGCCCTGCTGACCAAGGTCGTCGCTTCGGCGGTGGCCGAGGGCGTGCAGGCCCGTGCCGGTCTGAGCGCCGACAAGGACGCCAAGCCGGAGGCCGGCGCCGGCGAGCCCCTCGCCGAGTGGGAGCAGGAGCTCCTCTCGCAGGCTGCTCCGGCCGCCGACGTGATCACGGAGGGTGGCCCCGAGTCCCCGCGTGAGGCTGTCGCCGAGGCCGATTCCAAGCTCGCCGAGGCTCCCGCGGACGTCGCGGACGCCGAGAAGCAGGCCTAG
- the pyrH gene encoding UMP kinase yields the protein MTAPADERPGFRRVLLKLGGEMFGGGKVGLDPDVVTTVAEQIAEVVRSGVQVAVVIGGGNFFRGAELQQRGLDRARSDYMGMLGTVMNCLALQDFLEKQGIDTRVQTAITMGQVAEPYLPLRARRHLEKGRVVIFGAGMGMPYFSTDTTAAQRALEIGAEVVLMAKAVDGVYSADPRLDPDATMYSEVTHREVIEKGLKVADATAFSLCMDNQMPMMVFNLLTRGNIARAVSGEKIGTLVKS from the coding sequence ATGACCGCACCGGCCGACGAACGTCCAGGATTCCGACGTGTGCTCCTCAAGCTCGGCGGTGAAATGTTCGGTGGCGGCAAGGTCGGGCTCGATCCGGACGTCGTGACGACGGTCGCCGAGCAGATCGCCGAGGTGGTGCGCTCGGGTGTTCAGGTCGCGGTGGTCATCGGTGGCGGCAACTTCTTCCGTGGCGCCGAGTTGCAGCAGCGAGGTCTCGACCGCGCGCGCTCGGACTACATGGGCATGCTCGGTACCGTGATGAACTGCCTTGCGCTGCAGGACTTCCTGGAGAAGCAGGGCATCGATACCCGCGTGCAGACCGCCATCACGATGGGGCAGGTCGCCGAGCCGTATCTTCCGCTGCGGGCCCGCCGCCACCTGGAGAAGGGGCGCGTGGTGATCTTCGGTGCAGGCATGGGCATGCCGTACTTCTCGACCGACACGACGGCAGCGCAGCGCGCCCTCGAGATCGGCGCCGAGGTGGTGCTCATGGCGAAGGCCGTCGACGGCGTGTACTCCGCCGATCCGCGCCTCGACCCGGACGCGACGATGTACTCCGAGGTCACCCACCGCGAGGTGATCGAGAAGGGTCTCAAGGTCGCCGATGCGACCGCTTTCAGCCTCTGCATGGACAACCAGATGCCGATGATGGTCTTCAACCTGTTGACGCGGGGAAATATCGCGCGCGCGGTGTCCGGTGAGAAGATCGGAACGTTGGTCAAGTCATGA
- the frr gene encoding ribosome recycling factor → MIDEALFEAEEKMEKAITVAKDDLGSIRTGRANPGMFNRIVIEYYGSMTPITQLASINVPEARMVIIKPYEASQLGPIENAIRNSDLGVNPSNDGSIIRISVPQLTEERRREFVKQAKGKGEDAKVSIRNVRRKTMDELSRIQKDGEAGEDEVGRAEKELDKTTARYVSQIDDLVKHKEAELMEV, encoded by the coding sequence GTGATTGATGAAGCTCTCTTCGAGGCCGAGGAGAAGATGGAGAAGGCCATCACGGTTGCGAAGGACGACCTCGGCTCCATCCGGACCGGTCGAGCCAACCCGGGCATGTTCAACCGAATCGTCATCGAGTACTACGGTTCCATGACGCCGATCACGCAGCTCGCGAGCATCAACGTGCCCGAGGCGCGGATGGTCATCATCAAGCCCTACGAGGCGTCGCAGCTCGGACCGATCGAGAACGCCATCCGCAACTCCGACCTGGGCGTCAACCCCAGCAACGACGGCAGCATCATTCGCATCTCGGTCCCGCAGCTCACCGAGGAGCGTCGTCGCGAGTTCGTGAAGCAGGCGAAGGGCAAGGGCGAGGACGCCAAGGTCTCGATCCGCAACGTCCGCCGCAAGACGATGGACGAGCTGTCGCGCATCCAGAAGGACGGCGAGGCCGGCGAGGACGAGGTCGGTCGCGCCGAGAAGGAGCTCGACAAGACCACCGCGCGCTACGTCAGCCAGATCGACGACCTGGTGAAGCACAAGGAAGCAGAATTGATGGAGGTTTAG
- the tsf gene encoding translation elongation factor Ts: protein MANYTAADVKRLRELTGSGMMDCKNALAETDGDFDKAVELLRIKGAKDVGKRAERTTAEGLVAAKDGVMIEINAETDFVAKNAEFQELADKVVAVAAAGKPADLEALKALAVDGKTVDALVQELSAKIGEKLELRRVVSFDGPVATYLHKRASDLPPGVGVLVEYTGEGDAAAEAARAAAMQVAALKAKYVTRDEVPADIVEAERRIAEQTAKEEGKPEAALPKIVEGRVNGYYKDVVLTEQSSVTDSKKTVKAILDEAGVTITRFARFEVGAS, encoded by the coding sequence ATGGCGAATTACACCGCCGCTGACGTCAAGCGGCTCCGCGAGCTCACCGGCTCCGGAATGATGGACTGCAAGAACGCGCTCGCTGAGACGGACGGCGACTTCGACAAGGCTGTCGAGCTGCTCCGCATCAAGGGTGCCAAGGACGTGGGCAAGCGCGCCGAGCGCACCACGGCCGAGGGCCTGGTCGCGGCCAAGGACGGCGTCATGATCGAGATCAACGCCGAGACCGACTTCGTCGCCAAGAACGCCGAGTTCCAGGAGCTGGCCGACAAGGTCGTCGCCGTGGCTGCCGCCGGCAAGCCGGCCGACCTGGAGGCCCTCAAGGCCCTCGCGGTCGACGGCAAGACCGTCGACGCCCTGGTCCAGGAGCTCTCCGCCAAGATCGGCGAGAAGCTCGAGCTGCGTCGTGTCGTCTCCTTCGACGGCCCGGTCGCGACCTACCTGCACAAGCGCGCCTCCGATCTGCCCCCGGGCGTCGGCGTGCTCGTCGAGTACACCGGTGAGGGCGATGCTGCCGCTGAGGCCGCTCGCGCCGCCGCGATGCAGGTCGCTGCGCTCAAGGCCAAGTACGTCACTCGCGACGAGGTCCCCGCGGACATCGTCGAGGCCGAGCGTCGTATCGCCGAGCAGACGGCCAAGGAGGAGGGCAAGCCCGAGGCTGCGCTCCCCAAGATCGTCGAGGGTCGCGTCAACGGCTACTACAAGGACGTCGTCCTGACCGAGCAGTCCTCGGTCACCGACTCCAAGAAGACCGTCAAGGCCATCCTGGACGAGGCCGGCGTCACGATCACCCGCTTCGCGCGGTTCGAGGTCGGCGCCAGCTAG
- a CDS encoding HpcH/HpaI aldolase/citrate lyase family protein encodes MTTRTQQSERHTVRPDLARSWLLTAATKPDGFTRPEHVDAIILDLEDAVTPDRKPEARDAVTAWLSGRGEAWVRINDATTPYWEQDLRALTGLPGLQGVMLAKTESGGQVDATSELLPDTPVLALIESAVGLEAAPEIARADGTFRLAFGSGDFRRDTGMSDDVTAMAYPRSRLVIASRAARLAGGPIDGPTVSANETILQRDCEATVSLGLTGKLCLHPDQASAVNRALSPSPHDITWAHDVISDLGSDGERVRDGSDLPRLAKAKKITHLADVFGLD; translated from the coding sequence GTGACGACCCGCACGCAGCAATCCGAGCGACACACCGTCCGCCCCGACCTCGCCCGCTCCTGGCTCCTGACCGCGGCCACGAAACCGGACGGCTTCACTCGTCCCGAACACGTCGACGCGATCATCCTCGACCTCGAGGACGCCGTCACCCCCGACCGCAAGCCCGAGGCGCGCGACGCCGTCACCGCGTGGCTGTCCGGTCGCGGCGAAGCGTGGGTGCGAATCAACGACGCCACCACCCCGTACTGGGAGCAGGACCTGCGGGCCCTCACCGGGCTCCCGGGCCTGCAGGGTGTGATGCTCGCCAAGACGGAGAGCGGCGGACAGGTCGATGCGACCAGCGAACTGCTGCCGGACACCCCGGTCCTGGCACTGATCGAATCCGCGGTCGGGCTCGAGGCGGCACCCGAGATCGCCCGCGCGGACGGCACGTTCCGGCTCGCGTTCGGCAGCGGCGACTTCCGCCGGGACACCGGGATGAGCGACGACGTCACGGCGATGGCCTACCCGCGCTCACGGCTGGTGATCGCGAGCCGGGCCGCACGACTGGCCGGGGGCCCGATCGACGGCCCCACCGTGTCCGCGAACGAGACCATCCTGCAACGGGACTGCGAGGCGACGGTGTCGCTCGGGCTCACCGGCAAACTGTGTCTGCACCCGGATCAGGCGTCGGCTGTCAACCGCGCGCTGAGCCCGAGCCCGCACGATATCACCTGGGCCCACGACGTGATCTCCGACCTCGGTTCCGACGGCGAGCGGGTACGGGACGGCAGCGACCTGCCCCGACTCGCCAAGGCCAAGAAGATCACCCACCTCGCCGACGTGTTCGGCCTCGACTGA
- a CDS encoding M23 family metallopeptidase — translation MRFPRAACCIVITAALFCFCVSPSVVSPTVAAAPRPAPPPAEPAPTADTARAAFDWPLHPRPRVTRAFDKPDRNWLPGHRGVDLAAAPGQPVLAAGPGTVVFAGSVAGKPVVSVDHPGGLRTTYEPVDASVTAGRRVERGTVLGTVAPGHPECAATACLHWGLRRDREYLDPLPLVRAVPIRLLPTVAGQARG, via the coding sequence ATGAGGTTTCCCCGCGCCGCCTGCTGCATCGTGATCACGGCAGCACTGTTCTGTTTCTGCGTCTCCCCGTCGGTCGTCTCCCCCACGGTCGCCGCCGCACCGCGACCGGCGCCGCCTCCCGCCGAGCCGGCCCCCACCGCCGACACGGCACGCGCGGCGTTCGATTGGCCGCTGCACCCCCGACCGAGGGTGACGCGGGCGTTCGACAAGCCCGACCGGAACTGGCTGCCCGGGCACCGCGGCGTCGACCTGGCGGCGGCGCCGGGCCAACCGGTGCTCGCCGCCGGCCCCGGCACGGTGGTCTTCGCCGGTTCGGTCGCCGGGAAGCCCGTCGTCTCGGTCGATCACCCGGGCGGTCTGCGGACCACGTACGAGCCGGTGGACGCGTCGGTCACCGCCGGCCGACGGGTGGAACGCGGCACCGTCCTCGGCACCGTCGCACCCGGGCATCCCGAGTGCGCGGCGACGGCGTGCCTGCACTGGGGGCTGAGGCGGGACCGGGAGTACCTCGACCCGCTGCCGCTGGTCCGGGCGGTGCCGATCCGGCTGTTGCCGACCGTCGCCGGTCAGGCGCGGGGATGA
- a CDS encoding multidrug effflux MFS transporter, whose amino-acid sequence MLCVLALISATAPLSTDMYLPGLPSMADSLGTSPTNVQLTLTTFMAGLGIGQLLIGPLSDGLGRRKLLIGATVVCAISGLLCAIAPNIGVLIAARLLQGLSGGAGIVLARAVIADRARGDSAARLFSLMMIIGGVAPVVAPLMGGALLGPIGWRGIFWVLTAASVLMLVGVLTVVPETLPVERRHGGGLAALAHNIRYVATNRVYVGYALTFAFGFGALFSYISASPFVVQDVLGLTPGQFSIVFAVNSLGIMVGSIVNTKLIGRFDPRQLLAFGVSLLVASGLLLTLATTIGGSHMWLVLPLMFGVVSSIGFIMGNATALAQGRVPEAAGTGSALMGAGQFGLAALMSPLVGIGGGDSAVPMAIAILASGVIAMTALTVLTRAADPNPTDTPEHDRTQSTSPRQVVDEAG is encoded by the coding sequence CTGCTTTGCGTTCTAGCTCTGATCTCGGCAACTGCTCCCCTGTCGACGGACATGTACCTGCCCGGCCTGCCGTCGATGGCCGACAGCCTCGGCACGTCCCCAACGAACGTTCAGTTGACGCTGACCACCTTCATGGCCGGGCTCGGCATCGGCCAGTTGCTGATCGGGCCGCTGTCCGACGGTCTCGGCCGTCGCAAGTTGTTGATCGGCGCGACCGTCGTGTGCGCGATCAGCGGTCTGCTGTGCGCGATCGCGCCCAACATCGGCGTTCTGATCGCCGCCCGACTGCTCCAGGGTCTCAGTGGCGGCGCAGGAATCGTGTTGGCCCGCGCCGTGATTGCCGACCGAGCCCGGGGCGACTCGGCGGCGCGCCTGTTCAGTCTCATGATGATCATCGGCGGGGTGGCGCCCGTCGTCGCGCCACTCATGGGCGGCGCGCTGCTGGGGCCGATCGGCTGGCGCGGCATCTTCTGGGTCCTCACGGCCGCTTCCGTCCTGATGCTGGTCGGTGTGCTCACCGTCGTCCCGGAGACGCTGCCCGTCGAGCGCCGGCACGGCGGCGGACTGGCCGCGTTGGCGCACAACATCCGGTACGTCGCCACCAACCGCGTGTACGTCGGCTATGCCCTGACGTTCGCGTTCGGATTCGGCGCCCTGTTCTCGTACATCTCGGCGTCGCCGTTCGTGGTGCAGGACGTTCTCGGCCTGACGCCCGGGCAGTTCTCCATCGTGTTCGCGGTCAACTCGCTGGGCATCATGGTCGGCAGCATCGTCAACACCAAGCTGATCGGCCGGTTCGACCCCCGACAACTCCTCGCCTTCGGCGTCAGCCTTTTGGTGGCCTCCGGACTTCTGCTGACCCTCGCGACCACGATCGGCGGCAGCCACATGTGGCTCGTGCTGCCCTTGATGTTCGGCGTCGTCTCGAGCATCGGCTTCATCATGGGCAACGCGACAGCCTTGGCGCAGGGACGGGTCCCCGAGGCGGCCGGAACCGGTTCGGCGCTGATGGGCGCCGGGCAGTTCGGGCTGGCGGCGCTCATGTCCCCGCTCGTGGGAATCGGCGGCGGCGATTCCGCCGTGCCGATGGCGATCGCGATCCTCGCGTCGGGCGTGATCGCGATGACCGCGCTCACGGTCCTGACCCGCGCCGCCGACCCGAACCCGACGGATACTCCGGAGCACGATCGGACCCAGTCCACGTCACCCCGCCAGGTCGTCGACGAGGCGGGGTGA